The window CACCTTGGGCATGGCCGGCACCGACTCACTACGCGGCGCGCCGGGGTAAGGCGTTTGTGGCGCCGACCAGGTTTCGCGGCGCGTGGCAAAGACGGCGGTGGCGGTCAGGGCTACCTGGCCCTGCTGGCTCAGCTCCACGTACCAATGCTGGGTTGAACGGTTGGTGCGCACCGCCTTGGCATCCACCGTAAAGTCGCCGTCGGCCACCGGGGCCAGGAAGTTTACCGTCAGCGCTACCGGTTCGCCCTGGCACTGTGGGTGCTGCAGCACCGCCTTTAGCATCACACCAGCCAGCACGCCGCCAAAGGGGCCGACCATGTTGGCATAAGGCGCGGTGGTTTGGCCCTGGTAATGGCCGTTACTGCCGGTAAGGCGGATGGCGTTATCAAAAGGGTGGCTGAGGGGGCTTGCGGAACTGTCCATGATGGCCTCGGTGAAGGTTCTAAAACTACCGTATTGATAGTCACTCATCCGATGAGTCAAGTCAAACCAGGTAGAGGAATAGCGGACACAAAAAAGGGGCCATCAAGGCCCCTTTTCATTTGTTGGCGTTTAAGGCTGCTGACGGGCTTTTTTCACTTGTTCGGCCGTGACCTTGCCTTGCTGGTCACCAAAATGGGACAGCACGTAGTTGGAGATGGCGGCGATGTCCTTGTCGGAGTAAATCGCGCCAAAGCCCGGCATGAACTGGGTCGCGCCGCCCACTTTGAGCTGGGTACCGTTGAGGATCACCTGCACCAGGGCGTTGCCTTCGGGGTCGTTCACCGCATGGCTGCCTTTAAGGGAAGCGTATTGTGTCTGACGACCGGCACCGTCCCACTGGTGGCAACCGGCGCAGTCCCCTTCAAACAACAGCTTGCCACGGTTGTCGGCGGCCATGGCGGCGTTGGCCGGCAGCACGGCGGTGGCGCCTTTGAGAGTGGCCGGGTCCAGGTTTACCTCGCCGCTGCCTTCACTGGTGCGCGGTGACACGCTGCGAAGGTAGGTGACCAGGGCATGGATGTCGCTCTGGGTCAGGTACTGGAGGCTGTGCTCTACCACTTCGGCCATGGGGCCAGCGGCGGAGCTGCGGCCTGGGGCATGGCCACGGGACAGATAACCGGTCAGTTGGGCGTCGGTCCAATCGCCTAGGCCGTAAGCGTCGTCTGAGGTGGTGTTGTACGCCTTCCAGCCTTCAATCTCGGCGCCGGCCAGGTAGTCATGAGACTTGGTGGCAAAGCCGATATTGCGCGGGGTGTGGCACTCGCCGCAGTGGCCAAGGGCCCCGGCCAGATAGGCGCCTCGGTTCCAGTCTTCGCTCTTGGCCGCATCGGGCTGATAGCGCTTGGCATCGAGGAACACTGCGTTCCAAAACGCCATGCCCCAGCGCTGATTGAAGGGGAACGACAGGGTATTGGCAGGGGTAGCTTGCTTAACCGGCTCCAGGGTCATCAGGTACTTTTTGATGTCCAGCACGTCCTGGCGGCTCATTTGCACATAGGAGGTGTAGGGCATGGCCGGGTACAGACGGCCGTGAGAGCCGACCCCTTCGCGCACAGCGGCCACAAAGGCGTCGTCGCTCCAGTTACCGATGCCGGTTTCCTTGTCCGGGGTCAGGTTGGTGGCGTAGATGGTGCCAAAGGGCAGCGCAAAAGCGCGGCCTCCGGCGTAGGGCTTACCGCCGTCACGGGCGGTGTGGCAGGCCACGCAATCGGCGGCCTTGGCTAAGTACTCGCCGTGGCTCATGGCGCCGTTAAGGTCGGCTGGTACGCCGGCAACCGGCGGCACGGGGTCGGCGCCACGCGGGGCAAAGTGGCCGTAGGCCAACAGCCCGCCAGCCACGACCACCACCATCAATACCGCGCTACCCAGCAGTTTTTTCCATTTCATTGTCAGCTCCTGGGCCTGTTAAAGGTCGACTTCGTTGCCAAGGGGCAACTTGCGTGGGTATTTGCCGGTTAAGGACGCCAGGGCGTTGATCACCGCCGGCACCAGAGGCGGCACGCCGGGCTCGCCGATACCGGTGGGGTGCTCGGTAGAGGGCACGGCGTACACTTCCACCGCCGGCATGGCGTTGATGCGCAGCACCGGGTAGGTGTTGAAGTTGCCCTGCACGATGCGGCCTTTGTCCAAGGTGATCTCTTGGCGCAGGAACGACAGCGCAAAACCAATGCCCCCTTCAACCTGGCTTTCGAGGATGCCCGGGTTAATAACCTGGCCGCAGTCCACGGCGCAGTACACCTTGTCGACGCTGTAGGAGCCGTCGGCTTTGAGGGTGACTTCCGCTACCTGGGCCACGATGGTGTTGAACGACTCGCGGATGGCAATGCCGCGGCTACGGCGGTCACCGTTGATGCCGCTTGCAAGCGGTTTGTCCCACCCGGATTTTTGCGCCACCAAGTCCAGCACCGCCAGCATCTTGGGATGCTCCTTGAGCAAGGCGCGGCGGAACTGATAAGGGTCTTTACCGGCCTTGCGGGCCGCCTCGTCAATCAAGGTTTCCCCCACCACCCCGGTGTGGGTATGGCCCACCGAGCGCATCCATTGCACCGGCAGTTTGGTGCCGGGAATGTGCTGCTCCACCAGCAGGTTGGGCACGGCATAGGGCAGATCGTTGGCCCCTTCCACCAGGTTGTCGTCCACCTTGGTGGTGGGCAGGCCAAAAAAGCTGTCTCCCACCACGCGCCAGCGCCAGCTCACCAGGTTGCCGTCTTTGTCCAGCACCAGGCGGG is drawn from Gallaecimonas pentaromativorans and contains these coding sequences:
- a CDS encoding acyl-CoA thioesterase; protein product: MDSSASPLSHPFDNAIRLTGSNGHYQGQTTAPYANMVGPFGGVLAGVMLKAVLQHPQCQGEPVALTVNFLAPVADGDFTVDAKAVRTNRSTQHWYVELSQQGQVALTATAVFATRRETWSAPQTPYPGAPRSESVPAMPKVPGLPGFFANYDLRLVRGGIAPMPQAEARLPHCSDTLLWARDNPPRPLDFPALAALSDIFFPRLFVRRQGPALIGTVSMNIIFHADANTLARQGEQYLLGEARAHRFYNGYFDQSAELWSSDGELLVTTNQVVYYKE
- a CDS encoding cytochrome c, translating into MKWKKLLGSAVLMVVVVAGGLLAYGHFAPRGADPVPPVAGVPADLNGAMSHGEYLAKAADCVACHTARDGGKPYAGGRAFALPFGTIYATNLTPDKETGIGNWSDDAFVAAVREGVGSHGRLYPAMPYTSYVQMSRQDVLDIKKYLMTLEPVKQATPANTLSFPFNQRWGMAFWNAVFLDAKRYQPDAAKSEDWNRGAYLAGALGHCGECHTPRNIGFATKSHDYLAGAEIEGWKAYNTTSDDAYGLGDWTDAQLTGYLSRGHAPGRSSAAGPMAEVVEHSLQYLTQSDIHALVTYLRSVSPRTSEGSGEVNLDPATLKGATAVLPANAAMAADNRGKLLFEGDCAGCHQWDGAGRQTQYASLKGSHAVNDPEGNALVQVILNGTQLKVGGATQFMPGFGAIYSDKDIAAISNYVLSHFGDQQGKVTAEQVKKARQQP